A region of Nocardioides alkalitolerans DNA encodes the following proteins:
- a CDS encoding NADH-quinone oxidoreductase subunit C, with amino-acid sequence MSDEHLPEPAAAEAAAPAAEVRARRTGMFGVRGSGDTSGFGGLRRDVVFPAPAERPFGGWYDAVVDTLEAAVPGAVAQVVVHRGELTLHVRREHLAAAARALRDEPDLRFEVCASVSGVHHPDETGAELHVAYHLLSMTHNRRVRVEVTCPDADPHVPSVVATYPTADWHERETWDFFGIVFDGHPALTRILMPDDWPGHPQRKDYPLGGISVEYKGGTIPPPDQRRSYT; translated from the coding sequence ATGAGCGACGAGCACCTGCCCGAGCCTGCGGCCGCGGAGGCCGCCGCCCCCGCGGCTGAGGTGCGCGCGCGGCGTACCGGCATGTTCGGGGTCCGCGGCTCCGGCGACACCTCCGGCTTCGGCGGGCTGCGCCGCGACGTCGTCTTCCCGGCGCCGGCGGAGCGCCCCTTCGGGGGCTGGTACGACGCGGTCGTCGACACCCTCGAGGCGGCGGTGCCCGGCGCGGTCGCGCAGGTGGTGGTGCACCGCGGGGAGCTGACCCTCCACGTGCGCCGTGAGCACCTCGCGGCGGCGGCCCGGGCCCTGCGCGACGAGCCGGACCTGCGGTTCGAGGTCTGCGCGAGCGTCAGCGGCGTCCACCACCCCGACGAGACCGGTGCCGAGCTGCACGTGGCCTACCACCTGCTCTCGATGACCCACAACCGTCGCGTCCGCGTCGAGGTGACCTGCCCCGACGCCGACCCCCACGTGCCGAGCGTCGTGGCGACCTACCCGACGGCCGACTGGCACGAGCGCGAGACGTGGGACTTCTTCGGGATCGTCTTCGACGGCCACCCGGCGCTGACCCGCATCCTCATGCCGGACGACTGGCCCGGCCACCCGCAGCGCAAGGACTACCCGCTCGGCGGGATCAGCGTGGAGTACAAGGGCGGGACGATCCCGCCGCCCGACCAGCGGAGGTCGTACACCTGA
- a CDS encoding NADH-quinone oxidoreductase subunit A yields the protein MELYTPVLALLALAAGFAIFSVAVSTLTGPKRYNRARLDSYECGIEPTPQPLGGGRIPVKYYTVAMTFIIFDVEIMFLVPWAVYFDQLSWFGLIAVVLFLFNITLAYAYEWRRGGLDWD from the coding sequence GTGGAGCTCTACACCCCGGTGCTCGCACTGCTCGCGCTCGCGGCCGGATTCGCGATCTTCTCGGTCGCGGTCAGCACGCTGACAGGGCCGAAGCGCTACAACCGGGCGCGCCTCGACTCCTACGAGTGCGGCATCGAGCCGACGCCGCAGCCGCTGGGCGGCGGCCGGATCCCGGTGAAGTACTACACGGTCGCGATGACCTTCATCATCTTCGACGTCGAGATCATGTTCCTCGTCCCGTGGGCGGTCTACTTCGACCAGCTGTCCTGGTTCGGTCTCATCGCCGTCGTCCTGTTCCTGTTCAACATCACCCTCGCGTACGCCTATGAATGGCGCCGCGGCGGACTCGATTGGGACTGA
- a CDS encoding FAD-dependent oxidoreductase translates to MRPIRVAVVGAGPAGIYAADILTKEYEAASVDVFDRLPAPYGLVRYGVAPDHPRIKEIIKALRRVLSKDEIRFFGNVDFGTDVKLEDLRQFYDAVIFATGAIFDRDLDIPGIDLEGSFGAADFVSWFDGHPDYPRDWPLTAESVAVIGAGNVALDVARMLAKPADEQLTTEIADNVYQGLKANKATEVHVFARRGPAQIKFSPMELRELSHSPSIDVVVDEEDFQIDDAGQAAIQKTKSVRLVVDTLLKYAESEPTGAPHRIHIHMCHNPVEVLGEDGKVVAIRTERTELDGTGNAVGTGEFVDTPVQAVYRAVGYRSSALPEVPFDDTDHVIPNAGGRVLDLDGQHVAGTYCTGWVKRGPVGLIGHTKSDAAETISNLIADLDATPAPEQAAPEAVERHLTERGVDFTTWDDWIRLDAHEVALGEADGRERIKVVPREDMLRHSRA, encoded by the coding sequence GTGCGTCCCATCCGTGTTGCCGTCGTCGGTGCCGGTCCCGCTGGCATCTACGCCGCGGACATCCTGACGAAGGAGTACGAGGCAGCGTCCGTCGACGTCTTCGACCGCCTGCCCGCACCCTACGGTCTGGTCCGGTACGGCGTGGCGCCCGACCACCCGCGGATCAAGGAGATCATCAAGGCCCTGCGCCGCGTGCTCTCGAAGGACGAGATCCGGTTCTTCGGCAACGTGGACTTCGGCACCGACGTGAAGCTCGAGGACCTGCGTCAGTTCTACGACGCGGTGATCTTTGCGACCGGCGCGATCTTCGACCGCGACCTCGACATCCCGGGCATCGACCTCGAGGGCAGCTTCGGCGCCGCCGACTTCGTCTCGTGGTTCGACGGCCACCCCGACTACCCGCGCGACTGGCCGCTCACGGCCGAGTCGGTCGCCGTCATCGGCGCCGGCAACGTGGCGCTCGACGTCGCGCGCATGCTGGCCAAGCCGGCCGACGAGCAGCTCACGACCGAGATCGCGGACAACGTCTACCAGGGCCTCAAGGCCAACAAGGCGACCGAGGTCCACGTCTTCGCGCGCCGCGGTCCGGCGCAGATCAAGTTCTCGCCGATGGAGCTGCGCGAGCTGTCGCACTCGCCGAGCATCGACGTCGTCGTCGACGAGGAGGACTTCCAGATCGACGACGCCGGCCAGGCCGCGATCCAGAAGACCAAGAGCGTGCGGCTCGTCGTCGACACCCTGCTCAAGTACGCCGAGTCCGAGCCCACCGGCGCCCCCCACCGCATCCACATCCACATGTGCCACAACCCCGTCGAGGTGCTCGGCGAGGACGGCAAGGTGGTGGCCATCCGCACCGAGCGCACCGAGCTCGACGGCACGGGCAACGCGGTCGGCACCGGCGAGTTCGTCGACACCCCCGTGCAGGCGGTCTACCGGGCGGTCGGCTACCGCAGCTCGGCCCTCCCGGAGGTCCCGTTCGACGACACCGACCACGTCATCCCCAACGCGGGCGGTCGGGTGCTCGACCTCGACGGCCAGCACGTGGCGGGCACCTACTGCACCGGGTGGGTCAAGCGCGGTCCGGTCGGCCTCATCGGCCACACCAAGTCCGACGCCGCGGAGACGATCAGCAACCTGATCGCCGACCTCGACGCGACGCCCGCCCCGGAGCAGGCCGCCCCCGAGGCCGTCGAGCGCCACCTCACCGAGCGTGGCGTCGACTTCACGACGTGGGACGACTGGATCCGCCTCGACGCCCACGAGGTCGCCCTCGGCGAGGCCGACGGCCGCGAGCGCATCAAGGTCGTGCCCCGCGAGGACATGCTGCGCCACTCGCGGGCCTGA
- the nuoF gene encoding NADH-quinone oxidoreductase subunit NuoF, with amino-acid sequence MSIPPLTPVLTDNWDAERSWTLDSYAQRGGYDALDVAFGMAPDEVVAAVKDAGLRGRGGAGFPTGMKWGFIPQDPSAPGGDKPKYLVVNADESEPGTCKDIPLMMASPHTLVEGVILASYAIRAHHAFIYVRGEVLHVVRRLQRAVQEAYLAGHLGRDIHGSGYDLDLVVHAGAGAYICGEETALLDSLEGRRGQPRLRPPFPAVAGLYASPTVINNVESIASVPAIIRNGADWFASLGTEKSKGFVIYSLSGHVRNPGQYEAPLGITLRELIDLAGGIREGHRLKFWTPGGSSTPLLTEEHLDVPLDYESVGGAGSMLGTRALQIFDETVSVVRCVLRWTEFYKHESCGKCTPCREGTWWLVQTLARLDAGRGEEGDIEKLLDLCDNILGRSFCALGDGATSPITSAIRYFRDEFETAMHTPTSVSFPPAASTAWSDAGATAGVGA; translated from the coding sequence ATGAGCATCCCGCCGCTGACCCCGGTGCTCACGGACAACTGGGACGCCGAGCGTTCCTGGACGCTCGACTCCTACGCCCAGCGGGGCGGGTACGACGCGCTCGACGTCGCCTTCGGCATGGCACCCGACGAGGTCGTCGCCGCCGTGAAGGACGCCGGACTCCGCGGCCGGGGCGGTGCGGGCTTCCCCACGGGCATGAAGTGGGGCTTCATCCCGCAGGACCCGAGCGCGCCGGGCGGCGACAAGCCCAAGTACCTCGTCGTCAACGCCGACGAGTCGGAGCCGGGCACCTGCAAGGACATCCCGTTGATGATGGCGAGCCCCCACACGCTCGTGGAGGGCGTGATCCTCGCGTCGTACGCGATCCGCGCCCACCACGCCTTCATCTACGTGCGCGGCGAGGTGCTCCACGTCGTGCGGCGCCTGCAGCGCGCCGTGCAGGAGGCCTACCTGGCGGGCCACCTGGGCCGGGACATCCACGGCTCGGGCTACGACCTCGACCTCGTGGTGCACGCGGGGGCGGGCGCCTACATCTGCGGGGAGGAGACGGCGCTGCTCGACTCGCTCGAGGGGCGGCGCGGCCAGCCCCGGCTGCGACCGCCGTTCCCCGCGGTCGCGGGTCTGTACGCGAGCCCGACCGTCATCAACAACGTCGAGTCGATCGCGTCGGTGCCGGCGATCATCCGCAACGGCGCCGACTGGTTCGCCTCGCTCGGCACGGAGAAGTCGAAGGGCTTCGTCATCTACTCGCTCTCGGGGCACGTGCGGAACCCGGGGCAGTACGAGGCGCCGCTCGGCATCACGCTGCGCGAGCTCATCGACCTCGCCGGGGGGATCCGCGAGGGTCACCGGCTGAAGTTCTGGACCCCGGGCGGGTCGAGCACGCCGCTGCTCACCGAGGAGCACCTCGATGTGCCGCTCGACTACGAGTCGGTCGGCGGTGCCGGCTCGATGCTCGGCACCCGGGCGCTGCAGATCTTCGACGAGACCGTCTCGGTCGTGCGCTGCGTGCTGCGGTGGACGGAGTTCTACAAGCACGAGTCGTGCGGCAAGTGCACCCCGTGCCGCGAGGGCACGTGGTGGCTGGTGCAGACCCTGGCCCGTCTCGACGCCGGCCGGGGGGAGGAGGGCGACATCGAGAAGCTGCTCGACCTCTGCGACAACATCCTCGGCCGCTCGTTCTGCGCCCTCGGCGACGGCGCGACCAGCCCGATCACCTCGGCGATCCGCTACTTCCGCGACGAGTTCGAGACGGCGATGCACACCCCGACGAGCGTCTCGTTCCCCCCGGCGGCGTCGACCGCGTGGTCCGACGCCGGAGCCACGGCGGGGGTGGGTGCGTGA
- a CDS encoding L,D-transpeptidase family protein, whose product MRILRGVLVTLLALCVTSGLAVAVGYAGVTYRAEAEHRAATASTPADTSTPAPAPSTAPAPAPSTETPVPAPAPEPEPEPAPEPEPEPALVPGPALYAAGDSGDEVRDLQARLVQIDWLPSVTGEYDAATVAAVEGFQAKRAFPVTGEVDERTLDKVHAMTGPPTYEEMHNIVPVAGALDARCREGRVLCVDKSTRTLRWVVDGQVLQTFDVRFGREGMETREGAFRVERKSRDHVSSIYDTSMPFAMFFSGGQAVHYSPDFAANGYNGASHGCVNVRDRDGIAALFDQVRVGDGVVVYWS is encoded by the coding sequence ATGAGGATCCTGCGAGGCGTGCTGGTCACCCTGCTGGCGTTGTGCGTGACGAGCGGGCTGGCGGTGGCGGTCGGGTACGCCGGCGTGACCTACCGGGCGGAGGCCGAGCACCGGGCGGCGACCGCGTCGACCCCCGCGGACACCTCGACCCCGGCCCCGGCCCCGTCGACGGCCCCGGCCCCGGCCCCGTCGACGGAGACGCCGGTGCCGGCGCCCGCCCCGGAACCCGAGCCCGAGCCCGCGCCGGAGCCGGAGCCGGAGCCCGCACTGGTGCCGGGCCCCGCCCTGTACGCCGCGGGCGACAGCGGCGACGAGGTCCGCGACCTCCAGGCGCGCTTGGTCCAGATCGACTGGCTGCCGTCTGTCACGGGCGAGTACGACGCGGCGACCGTCGCCGCCGTGGAGGGCTTCCAGGCCAAGCGGGCGTTCCCCGTCACGGGCGAGGTGGACGAGCGCACGCTGGACAAGGTGCACGCGATGACCGGGCCGCCGACGTACGAGGAGATGCACAACATCGTGCCGGTCGCCGGCGCCCTCGACGCCCGCTGCCGGGAGGGACGGGTGCTCTGCGTCGACAAGTCCACGCGGACGCTGCGCTGGGTGGTCGACGGCCAGGTGCTGCAGACCTTCGACGTGCGGTTCGGCCGCGAGGGCATGGAGACCCGCGAGGGCGCCTTCCGGGTGGAGCGCAAGAGCCGCGACCACGTGTCGTCGATCTACGACACGTCGATGCCGTTCGCGATGTTCTTCTCGGGCGGCCAGGCGGTGCACTACTCGCCGGACTTCGCGGCGAACGGCTACAACGGGGCCTCGCACGGGTGCGTCAACGTGCGGGACCGGGACGGCATCGCCGCGCTGTTCGACCAGGTGCGCGTCGGCGACGGCGTGGTCGTCTACTGGTCCTGA
- a CDS encoding demethylmenaquinone methyltransferase, whose product MARAELDKQPSDVRRMFDAVAKRYDVTNDVLSLGQDRRWRRDVHRAIDPKPGDLVLDLAAGTGTSSAPFVSAGAVVVPCDFSLGMLQVGKANRPHLPFVAGDATNLPFADDSFDAVTISFGLRNVVDTAAALAEMHRVTRPGGTLVVCEFSHPTWAPFRTVYVEYLMRALPPVAQALSSSPDAYVYLAESIRAWPDQAGLAKLVAEAGWTGVEWRDLSGGIVALHRATA is encoded by the coding sequence GTGGCCCGCGCTGAGCTCGACAAGCAACCCTCCGACGTGCGGCGCATGTTCGACGCCGTCGCGAAGCGCTACGACGTCACCAACGACGTGCTGTCCCTCGGGCAGGACCGGCGCTGGCGCCGCGACGTGCACCGGGCGATCGACCCGAAGCCGGGCGACCTCGTGCTCGACCTCGCAGCCGGCACCGGCACGTCGAGCGCCCCCTTCGTCTCCGCCGGCGCCGTCGTCGTGCCCTGCGACTTCTCGCTCGGCATGCTGCAGGTCGGCAAGGCCAACCGCCCGCACCTGCCGTTCGTGGCGGGCGACGCGACGAACCTGCCGTTCGCGGACGACTCCTTCGACGCCGTCACCATCTCCTTCGGCCTGCGCAACGTGGTCGACACCGCGGCCGCGCTCGCCGAGATGCACCGGGTGACGCGCCCCGGCGGCACCCTCGTGGTGTGCGAGTTCTCGCACCCGACGTGGGCGCCGTTCCGCACGGTGTACGTCGAGTACCTCATGCGTGCCCTCCCGCCCGTCGCCCAGGCGCTGTCGTCGTCGCCGGACGCCTACGTGTACCTCGCGGAGTCCATCCGCGCCTGGCCCGACCAGGCCGGGCTCGCCAAGCTCGTCGCCGAGGCCGGCTGGACGGGCGTCGAGTGGCGCGACCTGTCGGGCGGCATCGTGGCGCTGCACCGCGCGACCGCCTGA
- a CDS encoding NADH-quinone oxidoreductase subunit B, producing the protein MGIEEKLPSGVLLTTVEGVAGYMRKASFWPATFGLACCAIEMMTTGGPRYDLARYGMEVFRASPRQADLMIVAGRVSQKMAPVLRQIYDQMAEPKWVLAMGVCASSGGMFNNYAIVQGVDHVVPVDMYLPGCPPRPEMLIDAILKLHDQVQHTKFGAQRDAQITELETAALNAVPTEEQKGLLR; encoded by the coding sequence ATGGGTATCGAGGAGAAGCTCCCCAGCGGCGTCCTGCTGACGACCGTCGAGGGCGTCGCGGGCTACATGCGCAAGGCCAGCTTCTGGCCCGCGACCTTCGGCCTCGCCTGCTGCGCCATCGAGATGATGACGACCGGCGGGCCGCGCTACGACCTGGCGCGCTACGGCATGGAGGTCTTCCGCGCGAGCCCGCGGCAGGCCGACCTCATGATCGTCGCCGGCCGCGTGAGCCAGAAGATGGCGCCGGTCCTGCGCCAGATCTACGACCAGATGGCGGAGCCCAAGTGGGTGCTCGCCATGGGCGTCTGCGCCAGCTCGGGCGGCATGTTCAACAACTACGCGATCGTGCAGGGCGTCGACCACGTGGTGCCGGTGGACATGTACCTCCCCGGGTGCCCGCCCCGCCCCGAGATGCTCATCGACGCCATCCTCAAGCTCCACGACCAGGTGCAGCACACCAAGTTCGGCGCCCAGCGCGACGCGCAGATCACCGAGCTCGAGACGGCCGCGCTCAACGCCGTGCCGACGGAGGAGCAGAAGGGCCTCCTGCGATGA
- a CDS encoding NADH-quinone oxidoreductase subunit D, which translates to MTTTQGSRPRDPYAAGAAGDTDGADAGRVFTVTGQDWDEVVSGVGEAGDAERIVVNMGPQHPSTHGVLRLVLELEGETVTEARCGIGYLHTGIEKNMEHRTWTQGVTFCTRMDYLSPFFNEATYVLGVERLLDIEDDVPEKAQVMRVLLMELNRISSHLVAIATGGMELGALTVMTIGFREREQVLDLFELITGLRMNHAFIRPGGVAQDLPDGSLAAVRDFVALMRKRLPEIAALCNANPIFRGRLEGVGYLDLEGCLALGLTGPVLRSTGYGWDLRKTQPYCGYETYDFDVQTWDTADSYGRFRIRMNEMFESLRIVEQCVARLEGLAGAPVMVADKKIAWPSQLSIGSDGQGNSLDHIRHIMGESMEALIHHFKLVTEGFRVPPGQAYVPVESPRGELGAHVVSDGGTKPHRVHFRDPSFTNLQATSVMSEGGMVADVIVAVASIDPVMGGVDR; encoded by the coding sequence ATGACCACGACACAGGGCAGCCGGCCGCGCGACCCGTACGCCGCGGGAGCCGCCGGCGACACCGACGGCGCCGACGCGGGACGCGTCTTCACGGTCACCGGCCAGGACTGGGACGAGGTCGTCTCCGGCGTCGGCGAGGCCGGCGACGCGGAGCGCATCGTCGTCAACATGGGCCCGCAGCACCCGTCGACCCACGGTGTGCTGCGGCTGGTCCTCGAGCTCGAGGGGGAGACGGTCACCGAGGCGCGGTGCGGGATCGGCTACCTGCACACGGGCATCGAGAAGAACATGGAGCACCGGACGTGGACGCAGGGCGTCACGTTCTGCACCCGCATGGACTACCTGTCGCCGTTCTTCAACGAGGCGACCTACGTGCTGGGCGTCGAGCGGCTGCTCGACATCGAGGACGACGTGCCCGAGAAGGCGCAGGTCATGCGGGTGCTGCTCATGGAGCTCAACCGCATCTCCTCCCACCTCGTCGCGATAGCCACCGGCGGCATGGAGCTGGGCGCGCTCACGGTGATGACCATCGGGTTCCGCGAGCGCGAGCAGGTGCTCGACCTGTTCGAGCTCATCACGGGCCTCCGCATGAACCACGCGTTCATCCGGCCGGGCGGCGTCGCGCAGGACCTGCCCGACGGGTCGCTCGCCGCCGTGCGGGACTTCGTCGCCCTCATGCGCAAGCGGCTCCCCGAGATCGCGGCGCTGTGCAACGCCAACCCGATCTTCCGGGGGCGGCTCGAGGGGGTGGGCTACCTCGACCTCGAGGGCTGCCTCGCGCTGGGACTCACCGGCCCGGTGCTGCGCTCGACGGGCTACGGCTGGGACCTCCGCAAGACGCAGCCCTACTGCGGCTACGAGACCTACGACTTCGACGTGCAGACCTGGGACACGGCCGACTCCTACGGCCGGTTCCGCATCCGCATGAACGAGATGTTCGAGAGCCTGCGGATCGTCGAGCAGTGCGTGGCCCGCCTCGAGGGCCTCGCGGGCGCGCCGGTGATGGTGGCCGACAAGAAGATCGCGTGGCCGAGCCAGCTCTCCATCGGCTCCGACGGCCAGGGCAACAGCCTCGACCACATCCGCCACATCATGGGCGAGTCGATGGAGGCCCTGATCCACCACTTCAAGCTGGTCACGGAGGGCTTCCGCGTGCCGCCCGGCCAGGCGTACGTGCCGGTGGAGTCACCGCGCGGCGAGCTGGGCGCCCACGTCGTCTCCGATGGCGGCACGAAGCCGCACCGCGTGCACTTCCGCGACCCGTCCTTCACCAACCTGCAGGCGACGAGCGTGATGAGCGAGGGCGGCATGGTCGCCGATGTCATCGTGGCCGTCGCCTCCATCGACCCCGTCATGGGAGGGGTGGACCGATGA
- a CDS encoding isochorismate synthase has translation MTSSASEPGTTTAGTVSLVARTVPLDGTPGDLVDLLPADAPLAWVRAGDGIVGWGVAAEVTTSGADRFADAEAWWASLTSRAVVRDEVGLPGTGLVAFGSFAFADTPGTSTLVVPRVVVGQRGGRRWLTTIGHDTIGSPALRLAEPPAAPTGLHFVGGGLTDDAWQSAVAEAVARIDAGALEKVVLARDVVAETDEPVDVRWPLRRLAAAYSSCWTFHVDGLFGATPEMLVRRERGLVTSRVLAGTIRRTGDDARDAGLAGELARSSKDLEEHEYAVRSVADALEPHCSSMNVPESPFVLHLPNVMHLATDVNGVVPDDATTTSLGLAASLHPSAAVGGTPTPAATALIAELEGMVRGRYAGPVGWMDATGDGEWGIALRSAQVVAPDPVTGRGRVRLFAGCGIVAGSDPADELAESQAKLEPVRHALDA, from the coding sequence ATGACCAGCAGCGCCTCCGAGCCCGGCACCACGACCGCCGGCACGGTTTCCCTCGTCGCCCGCACGGTGCCCCTCGACGGCACGCCGGGCGACCTCGTCGACCTGCTCCCCGCCGACGCGCCCCTCGCGTGGGTGCGGGCCGGGGACGGCATCGTCGGGTGGGGCGTGGCCGCGGAGGTCACCACGAGCGGCGCCGACCGCTTCGCCGACGCCGAGGCCTGGTGGGCGTCGCTGACGTCCCGCGCGGTCGTGCGCGACGAGGTCGGCCTGCCGGGCACCGGCCTGGTCGCCTTCGGGTCGTTCGCCTTCGCGGACACCCCGGGCACCTCGACCCTCGTCGTGCCGCGGGTCGTGGTCGGCCAGCGCGGCGGACGACGCTGGCTCACCACCATCGGCCACGACACCATCGGCTCCCCCGCCCTGCGGCTCGCCGAGCCCCCGGCCGCGCCGACGGGCCTGCACTTCGTCGGCGGCGGGCTCACCGACGACGCCTGGCAGTCCGCGGTCGCCGAGGCCGTCGCGCGGATCGACGCGGGCGCGCTCGAGAAGGTCGTGCTGGCCCGCGACGTGGTCGCCGAGACGGACGAGCCGGTGGACGTCCGCTGGCCACTGCGGCGCCTCGCCGCGGCGTACTCCTCCTGCTGGACCTTCCACGTGGACGGCCTGTTCGGTGCGACGCCGGAGATGCTGGTGCGCCGCGAGCGCGGCCTCGTCACGTCCCGCGTGCTGGCCGGCACGATCCGCCGCACCGGCGACGACGCACGCGACGCCGGCCTCGCCGGCGAGCTGGCGCGGTCGTCGAAGGACCTCGAGGAGCACGAGTACGCCGTGCGCTCGGTCGCCGACGCCCTGGAGCCGCACTGCTCGTCGATGAACGTGCCCGAGTCGCCGTTCGTGCTCCACCTGCCCAACGTCATGCACCTGGCCACCGACGTGAACGGCGTGGTCCCCGACGACGCCACCACGACCTCGCTGGGTCTCGCGGCGTCGCTGCACCCGTCCGCCGCCGTCGGGGGCACCCCCACCCCGGCGGCCACCGCGCTGATCGCGGAGCTGGAGGGCATGGTGCGGGGCCGGTACGCCGGGCCCGTCGGCTGGATGGACGCCACGGGCGACGGCGAGTGGGGCATCGCGCTGCGCTCGGCCCAGGTCGTCGCGCCCGACCCCGTGACGGGCCGGGGCCGCGTGCGGCTCTTCGCCGGTTGCGGCATCGTCGCCGGCTCCGACCCGGCGGACGAGCTGGCCGAGAGCCAGGCGAAGCTCGAGCCCGTGCGGCACGCGCTCGACGCCTGA
- the nuoE gene encoding NADH-quinone oxidoreductase subunit NuoE: MTLSTETLAELRQITERYPQARSGLLPMLHLVQSAEGRITPEGIEACAEILGLTPAEVSGVATFYTMYKRRLVGDYHVGVCTNTLCAVMGGDEIFAALKEHLGIGNDETTDDGVVSLEHVECNAACDYAPVVMVNWEFVDNQTPESARRLVDDLRSGAEVRSTRGPAICTWRQAERVLAGFPDDRADEGPAAGPASLAGLRVARERGWEAPAAGGTDAEDESHGPAPDADPDDAAAVAADEQADTSRAESEAKLDEGKEDDA; the protein is encoded by the coding sequence ATGACGCTCTCGACCGAGACGCTCGCCGAGCTGCGCCAGATCACCGAGCGCTACCCGCAGGCCCGCTCGGGGCTGCTCCCGATGCTCCACCTCGTGCAGTCCGCCGAGGGCCGGATCACGCCCGAGGGCATCGAGGCCTGCGCCGAGATCCTCGGCCTCACCCCGGCCGAGGTCAGCGGCGTCGCGACCTTCTACACGATGTACAAGCGCCGCCTCGTCGGCGACTACCACGTGGGGGTCTGCACCAACACGCTCTGCGCGGTCATGGGCGGCGACGAGATCTTCGCGGCCCTGAAGGAGCACCTGGGGATCGGCAACGACGAGACCACCGACGACGGCGTCGTCAGCCTCGAGCACGTCGAGTGCAACGCGGCCTGCGACTACGCCCCGGTCGTGATGGTGAACTGGGAGTTCGTCGACAACCAGACGCCCGAGAGCGCGCGCCGGCTCGTCGACGACCTGCGCTCCGGCGCCGAGGTGCGCTCCACCCGCGGGCCCGCCATCTGCACGTGGCGCCAGGCCGAGCGCGTGCTCGCCGGCTTCCCCGACGACCGGGCCGACGAGGGACCCGCCGCTGGACCGGCCTCGCTGGCGGGCCTGCGCGTCGCCCGCGAGCGCGGCTGGGAGGCCCCCGCCGCCGGTGGCACGGACGCCGAGGACGAGTCCCATGGCCCCGCTCCCGACGCCGACCCCGACGACGCCGCCGCCGTGGCGGCCGACGAGCAGGCGGACACGTCCCGGGCGGAGTCCGAGGCGAAGCTCGACGAGGGCAAGGAGGACGACGCATGA